The Sphingomonas sp. So64.6b genome includes a region encoding these proteins:
- a CDS encoding SDR family oxidoreductase — protein sequence MTRLNGKTAVVTGGATGIGFAAAKRFIEEGAFVFIFGRRQESLDTAVAELGPSARAVKGSVSDEVDLDRLYAAVKAERGSLDIVFANAGAGGPLALGQITAEHIDKTFDTNVKGTIFTVQKALPLMGPGGSIILTGSSAGTTGAPGFTAYSASKAAVRNLARTWAEDLKGTGIRVNVLSPGATATELAKEALGAEGQKAFAAMTPLQRMADPAEIGAVAAFLASSDSSFMTASEVAVDGGLAQL from the coding sequence ATGACGAGATTGAATGGAAAGACCGCCGTCGTCACAGGCGGCGCCACCGGCATCGGCTTCGCCGCAGCAAAGCGATTTATCGAGGAAGGCGCCTTCGTCTTCATCTTCGGCCGCCGGCAGGAATCGCTCGACACGGCTGTGGCCGAGCTTGGGCCCAGTGCCCGCGCGGTGAAGGGTTCCGTCTCGGATGAAGTCGACCTCGACCGGCTCTACGCTGCGGTGAAGGCCGAGCGCGGAAGCCTCGACATCGTCTTTGCCAATGCCGGGGCGGGAGGCCCCCTGGCGCTCGGCCAGATCACTGCCGAGCACATCGACAAAACCTTCGACACCAACGTGAAGGGTACGATCTTCACTGTCCAAAAGGCTTTGCCACTGATGGGCCCGGGCGGTTCGATCATCCTGACCGGATCGAGCGCCGGCACCACGGGCGCGCCGGGATTCACTGCCTACAGCGCCAGCAAGGCGGCAGTGCGCAATCTCGCGCGGACCTGGGCGGAGGACCTGAAGGGCACCGGCATTCGGGTCAACGTGCTGTCGCCCGGCGCGACGGCGACCGAACTCGCGAAAGAGGCGCTGGGCGCGGAAGGCCAAAAGGCCTTCGCCGCGATGACGCCGCTCCAGCGCATGGCCGATCCGGCGGAAATCGGGGCCGTGGCCGCTTTTCTCGCGTCGTCGGACAGCAGTTTTATGACCGCCAGCGAAGTCGCCGTCGACGGCGGCTTGGCACAACTCTGA
- a CDS encoding CCA tRNA nucleotidyltransferase — MDRMTLPPAAWREREGLARLCDVLGAAEGHVRFVGGAVRDTLLGIDVADIDLATPLAPEDVLDRLRAAGIRAVPTGLAHGTITAILPGGSPVEVTTLRRDVSTDGRHATVAFTDDWREDAARRDFTINALYADPLTGEIVDYFGGREDLAAQRVRFIGDPLQRIAEDHLRILRFFRFHARFGDEIDHAGLEACATRANDLMALSRERIASELLKLLVAQHAVPVVELIVERGIFLPVLPEIGAQGVERLAVLAEREAAAGVTGDAIRRLSALLPRDPAAAEDVGARLKLSKIDRRRLISAAQSAGDEPAEVIAYRLGQALAIDRLLLSERPVTETASLTDWTSPILRLTGGALVERGVRKGPDVARLLRSVEEQWIAEGFPDAARVAAIADDSVAQWLLATR; from the coding sequence ATGGACCGGATGACTCTGCCACCCGCTGCATGGCGCGAGCGCGAGGGGCTGGCGAGACTATGCGACGTGCTCGGCGCGGCCGAGGGTCATGTCCGATTCGTCGGCGGCGCGGTGCGCGATACTTTGCTCGGCATCGACGTCGCGGATATCGACCTCGCCACGCCACTGGCGCCCGAAGACGTACTCGATCGCTTGCGCGCGGCGGGCATCCGCGCGGTGCCGACCGGGCTGGCGCACGGCACGATCACCGCGATCCTGCCGGGCGGCTCGCCAGTCGAGGTGACCACGTTGCGCCGCGACGTTTCGACCGACGGGCGGCATGCGACGGTCGCCTTTACCGACGATTGGCGCGAGGATGCGGCGCGGCGCGATTTCACGATCAACGCGCTCTACGCCGACCCATTGACCGGCGAAATCGTCGATTATTTCGGCGGACGCGAGGACTTGGCGGCACAACGCGTGCGCTTCATCGGCGATCCGTTGCAGCGCATCGCCGAGGATCATTTACGCATCCTGCGTTTCTTCCGGTTCCATGCCCGTTTTGGTGACGAGATCGACCATGCGGGTCTGGAGGCATGCGCCACGCGCGCCAACGACCTGATGGCATTGTCGCGCGAACGGATCGCGTCGGAACTGCTCAAGCTGCTAGTTGCCCAGCATGCGGTGCCGGTCGTGGAACTGATTGTCGAGCGCGGCATTTTCCTGCCCGTCCTGCCCGAGATCGGTGCGCAGGGCGTCGAGCGTTTGGCGGTTCTTGCCGAACGCGAAGCGGCAGCCGGCGTTACCGGCGATGCGATTCGCCGACTGAGCGCGCTGCTGCCGCGCGATCCGGCGGCGGCGGAGGATGTCGGCGCCCGGCTCAAACTGTCCAAGATCGACCGCCGGCGCCTGATCAGCGCGGCGCAATCCGCAGGCGACGAACCGGCCGAGGTGATCGCCTATCGATTGGGGCAAGCGCTCGCGATCGACCGGTTGCTGCTGTCCGAACGCCCCGTCACCGAGACCGCGTCACTGACCGACTGGACCAGCCCGATACTGCGGCTGACCGGTGGTGCGCTGGTCGAGCGCGGGGTTAGGAAAGGCCCGGATGTCGCGCGATTGCTGCGCAGTGTCGAAGAGCAATGGATCGCGGAAGGTTTCCCCGATGCGGCGCGCGTGGCGGCGATCGCCGACGACAGCGTCGCTCAATGGTTGTTGGCGACCAGATAG
- a CDS encoding glucose 1-dehydrogenase — protein MKKLEGKVAVITGGSSGIGLATAKRFAEEGAHVVITGRREKELKDAAAFITENVTTVVGDVSRLEDLDRLYAIVKEKHGHIDILFANAGAGTIAPLAVATEAHFDQTFDVNVKGLFFTVQKALPLFRDGGSIILTSSVSNVLGLPGFSAYAASKAAVRNFARAWTLELKDRKIRVNSMSPGPTETPALETTTGLTPEQAKQAAAQFASQIPMGRRGKPEEIADAVTFLASDESSYITGVDLAVDGGMAQV, from the coding sequence ATGAAAAAGCTAGAAGGCAAGGTCGCCGTCATCACGGGCGGCAGCAGCGGGATCGGGTTGGCCACAGCCAAGCGCTTCGCGGAAGAAGGCGCGCACGTCGTGATCACCGGGCGGCGAGAGAAAGAGCTGAAGGACGCCGCAGCCTTCATCACGGAAAACGTCACGACGGTCGTGGGCGACGTGTCGCGCCTGGAAGATCTGGACCGGCTCTACGCCATCGTGAAAGAGAAACATGGTCACATCGACATTCTCTTCGCGAACGCGGGCGCGGGGACGATCGCACCGCTCGCGGTCGCTACCGAGGCCCATTTTGACCAGACGTTCGACGTGAACGTGAAGGGGCTGTTCTTCACGGTTCAGAAGGCTCTTCCTCTGTTCAGGGACGGCGGTTCGATCATCCTGACCTCTTCGGTCTCGAACGTGTTGGGGCTGCCAGGGTTCAGCGCCTACGCCGCGAGCAAGGCGGCTGTGCGTAACTTCGCGCGCGCTTGGACACTGGAGCTCAAAGACCGAAAAATCCGTGTGAATTCAATGAGCCCCGGACCAACCGAGACTCCAGCCTTGGAGACAACGACGGGCCTTACCCCTGAGCAAGCCAAGCAAGCGGCCGCCCAGTTTGCCTCACAAATCCCAATGGGTCGCAGAGGCAAGCCAGAGGAAATCGCGGATGCCGTCACGTTCCTCGCCTCCGATGAAAGTTCATACATCACCGGCGTGGATCTCGCCGTCGATGGAGGCATGGCGCAGGTCTGA
- the parC gene encoding DNA topoisomerase IV subunit A, whose product MTIDVTDTIPDPFNAIVDAPFDSALSDRYLVYALSTITARSLPDVRDGLKPVHRRLLWAMRLLKLDPSQGYKKCARVVGDVIGKYHPHGDQSVYDAMVRLAQSFAMRYPLVDGQGNFGNIDGDNAAAYRYTEARLTQVAIDMMDGLDEDAVDYRPTYNGEEQEPELFPGLFPNLLANGAAGIAVGMATSIPPHNAAELFDAAILLIDQPGATDAQVLEHVKGPDFPTGGLVVDSAASIAESYATGRGGFRVRARWIIEREKGGGWNAIITEIPYGIAKGKLIEQIAGLINDKKLPILADIRDESDSEIRIVIEPRSRTVDPEMLMESLFRMSDLENRVSLNLNVLDSRRTPRVMSLREALQGWVEHQFIVLQRRTAHRLGKIGDRVELLDGYLIAYLNLDRVIEIIRTEDEPKPVMIAEFGLTDRQAEAILDMRLRRLRKLEEMEIRKEREGLEAEKTGLELLLGSDARQRTRLKKDMGKLRERYGPETLLGKRRTTVEEAGPARDIPLEAMIEREPITVIMSQRGWIRAMKGHADEATIAAQKFKEGDGPMFAFPAQTTDKILLAAETGRFYTLAADKLPGGRGFGEPVRLMIDLDGETGIVGLLPASAAEKLIVAATDGRGFIVRTADTIAETRKGKTVVTPRIGAKLKVVRPVTPDADYVAAIGDNRRLLVFPLSELAELARGQGVQLQRYGDGGLSDAITFVFASGLSWPMGGDTGRTRTETDLAPWRAARGAAGRMPPTGFPRDNRF is encoded by the coding sequence ATGACCATCGATGTGACCGACACCATTCCCGACCCCTTCAACGCAATCGTCGACGCGCCCTTCGATAGCGCGCTCTCCGATCGCTATCTCGTCTATGCGCTGTCGACGATCACCGCGCGCTCCTTGCCGGATGTCCGCGACGGGCTGAAGCCGGTGCATCGCCGCCTGTTATGGGCGATGCGGCTGCTCAAGCTCGATCCGAGCCAGGGTTACAAGAAATGCGCGCGCGTCGTCGGCGACGTGATCGGCAAATATCATCCGCATGGCGACCAGTCGGTCTATGACGCGATGGTCCGCCTCGCGCAGAGTTTCGCGATGCGCTACCCGCTGGTCGACGGACAGGGCAATTTCGGCAATATCGACGGCGATAACGCCGCCGCCTATCGCTATACCGAGGCGCGGCTGACTCAGGTCGCGATCGACATGATGGACGGCCTGGACGAGGATGCCGTCGATTACCGCCCGACCTATAATGGCGAGGAGCAGGAGCCTGAGCTCTTTCCCGGCCTGTTCCCCAATCTGCTCGCCAATGGCGCCGCCGGCATCGCGGTCGGCATGGCGACGAGCATCCCGCCGCACAACGCCGCCGAACTGTTCGACGCCGCGATCCTGCTGATCGATCAGCCCGGCGCAACCGACGCGCAGGTGCTGGAACATGTGAAGGGTCCGGATTTCCCGACTGGCGGCCTGGTCGTCGACAGCGCCGCTTCGATCGCCGAATCCTATGCAACCGGGCGCGGCGGTTTCCGCGTTCGCGCGCGCTGGATAATCGAGCGCGAAAAAGGCGGCGGCTGGAACGCGATCATCACCGAGATCCCGTACGGCATCGCCAAGGGCAAGCTGATCGAACAGATCGCCGGCTTGATCAACGACAAGAAACTGCCGATCCTCGCCGATATCCGCGATGAATCCGACAGCGAGATCCGCATCGTCATCGAACCGCGCAGCCGCACGGTCGATCCCGAGATGCTGATGGAAAGCCTGTTCCGGATGAGCGATCTGGAAAATCGCGTCAGCCTCAACCTCAATGTGCTCGATTCGCGCCGCACCCCGCGCGTGATGTCGCTGCGCGAGGCGCTGCAGGGCTGGGTCGAGCATCAGTTCATCGTTCTGCAGCGCCGTACCGCGCATCGGCTGGGCAAGATCGGCGACCGGGTCGAACTGCTCGACGGCTATCTCATCGCCTATCTCAACCTCGACCGGGTGATCGAGATCATCCGCACCGAGGATGAGCCCAAGCCGGTGATGATTGCCGAATTCGGCCTGACCGATCGCCAGGCCGAGGCGATCCTCGACATGCGGCTGCGGCGCTTGCGTAAGCTGGAAGAGATGGAAATCCGCAAGGAGCGCGAGGGACTCGAGGCGGAAAAGACCGGCCTCGAACTGCTGCTCGGCAGCGACGCGCGGCAACGCACCCGGCTGAAGAAGGATATGGGCAAGCTGCGCGAGCGCTATGGCCCCGAGACGTTGCTCGGCAAGCGCCGCACCACCGTCGAAGAGGCCGGGCCGGCGCGCGATATCCCGCTCGAGGCGATGATCGAGCGCGAGCCGATCACCGTGATCATGTCGCAGCGCGGCTGGATCCGCGCGATGAAGGGCCATGCCGACGAAGCGACGATCGCTGCGCAGAAGTTCAAGGAAGGCGATGGTCCGATGTTCGCCTTCCCGGCGCAGACCACCGACAAGATCCTGCTCGCCGCCGAGACCGGGCGCTTCTACACGCTCGCGGCCGACAAGCTGCCCGGTGGGCGAGGCTTCGGCGAACCGGTGCGGCTGATGATCGACCTTGATGGCGAGACCGGCATTGTCGGCCTGTTGCCGGCGAGTGCGGCGGAAAAGCTGATTGTCGCCGCGACCGATGGCCGCGGATTCATCGTCCGCACCGCTGATACGATCGCCGAGACGCGAAAAGGAAAGACGGTTGTCACACCTCGCATCGGCGCGAAGCTGAAAGTCGTCCGGCCGGTGACGCCAGATGCCGATTATGTCGCCGCGATCGGCGACAATCGCCGCTTGCTGGTTTTCCCATTGTCCGAACTGGCCGAGCTGGCACGCGGGCAGGGGGTGCAGTTGCAGCGTTACGGCGACGGCGGCCTGTCCGATGCGATCACCTTCGTGTTCGCTAGCGGGTTGAGCTGGCCGATGGGCGGCGACACTGGTCGCACACGGACCGAGACCGATCTCGCGCCGTGGCGCGCCGCGCGTGGCGCGGCCGGCCGCATGCCGCCGACCGGGTTCCCGCGCGACAATCGCTTTTAA
- a CDS encoding NAD(P)-binding domain-containing protein: MSYAIIGFGEVGQTLARAFARSGINVSVATTRDPESFASETAAIGPEVTAKTLADAIKADVIFLAVRFQSHPDVAKALPSWEGKIIVDVTNAYGVPEQELGGQPSAKVVAQAFAGGRLVKGFNHLVAAVLDQDPAVHGGRRVVFLASDDAAAAEEIAKLAGNLGFAPIKLGGLSEGGLLVQAHGNSWGRLIFKDLVEFD, translated from the coding sequence ATGAGTTACGCAATCATCGGCTTCGGCGAAGTCGGCCAGACTCTCGCCAGGGCATTCGCCCGAAGCGGCATCAACGTATCCGTTGCAACCACGCGCGACCCGGAAAGCTTCGCGTCCGAGACGGCCGCGATCGGACCCGAAGTCACCGCCAAGACGCTCGCCGACGCGATCAAGGCGGACGTCATCTTCCTGGCCGTTCGTTTCCAGTCGCACCCGGATGTCGCGAAGGCGCTCCCGTCCTGGGAGGGGAAGATCATCGTCGATGTGACCAACGCCTATGGCGTTCCCGAGCAAGAACTGGGCGGACAGCCTTCCGCCAAGGTCGTCGCGCAGGCTTTCGCCGGCGGCAGGCTGGTTAAGGGCTTCAACCATCTGGTCGCGGCAGTTCTCGACCAGGATCCGGCCGTGCATGGTGGCAGGCGAGTCGTGTTCCTGGCGAGCGACGACGCCGCCGCCGCCGAGGAGATTGCGAAGCTCGCGGGGAATCTCGGCTTCGCGCCGATCAAGCTTGGCGGGCTGTCGGAAGGCGGACTGCTTGTGCAGGCGCACGGGAATAGTTGGGGCCGCCTGATCTTCAAGGACCTGGTCGAGTTCGACTGA
- a CDS encoding nuclear transport factor 2 family protein, with translation MSIEKNIQTVKDFFVAIGSGDRESLLALVAEDMEWIIPGEDWPLAGTYRGHAGLAELLETASKSIETSTEPREFVAQGDRVLIIGFARGRIKATNKTFEDDWIFAITVRDGKLTNIREYVDTQALAQASKTDTNLTPSSTDNGAAQRAS, from the coding sequence ATGAGCATTGAGAAGAACATCCAGACCGTGAAGGACTTCTTCGTCGCGATCGGCAGCGGCGACAGGGAGAGTCTGTTGGCGCTGGTCGCCGAGGACATGGAGTGGATCATTCCGGGCGAAGACTGGCCGCTGGCCGGAACATACCGCGGGCATGCGGGGCTGGCGGAGTTGCTTGAGACGGCATCCAAGTCGATCGAAACGTCCACCGAGCCCCGGGAGTTCGTAGCGCAGGGAGACCGGGTCCTAATCATTGGCTTTGCGAGGGGAAGGATCAAAGCCACGAACAAGACGTTCGAGGACGACTGGATCTTCGCCATCACGGTTCGAGACGGCAAGTTGACCAACATCCGGGAGTATGTCGACACCCAGGCATTGGCGCAGGCCTCCAAGACAGACACGAACCTGACGCCCTCGTCCACCGACAACGGAGCCGCACAACGGGCCTCGTAG
- a CDS encoding bifunctional diguanylate cyclase/phosphodiesterase translates to MAAAAIDLLPIPAALVAHRDGKFLLLTVNHPFRLAGLGTHPEQSPFIAQIGARLQAFIEGDSLREDFAWEFGDTVDCRYYRVTLARLVRNEDRRCLVTLVDHTSELRTEHNLRREMMTDSLTGLSNRAGFSDRLEALMADQDQRARYAVLVLDLDRFSRVNACLGSMAGDELLITVARRLKGALRAHDVLARTGGDEFGILLTLEEGPADADQVARRIQGALATPFRLSDFEIRVSCSIGIAFGSADVDDAEELIRHAQFAVKRSKVSGGAEAYQTQAFDLAREQFGMETALRRAIENGLMRLTYQPICDLATGKIVAFESLARWTDEDGVEHSPNDFIPVAEESGLIVPLGRWAIEEAARTLAGWDARSGGDCGVKLAVNLSAIQLQRDAIAPVVERALSLNGLPGSRFTLELTESALVTDPDRIASIMHALKSLGTTIAMDDFGTGYSNLAYLQKLPIDVLKIDRSFITGMLADRDKIAIVRAILSLAQALGMKTTAEGIETNELAQTLAALGCTYGQGYVYARALEADAAYTYLVANNH, encoded by the coding sequence ATGGCAGCAGCGGCGATAGACCTGTTGCCGATCCCGGCGGCGCTCGTCGCGCATCGCGACGGCAAGTTCCTGCTGCTGACCGTCAATCACCCGTTCCGCCTCGCCGGCCTCGGCACGCACCCGGAACAATCGCCGTTTATCGCGCAAATCGGCGCCCGCCTGCAGGCATTTATCGAAGGGGATAGCCTGCGCGAGGATTTCGCGTGGGAATTCGGCGACACGGTTGATTGCCGCTACTACCGCGTGACCTTGGCGCGCCTCGTGCGCAATGAGGACCGCCGGTGCCTCGTCACACTGGTCGATCACACTTCGGAACTGCGCACCGAACATAATCTGCGCCGTGAGATGATGACCGACAGCCTGACCGGCCTGTCGAATCGCGCGGGTTTCTCCGACCGGCTCGAAGCCCTGATGGCGGACCAGGATCAGCGCGCGCGTTATGCCGTGCTTGTGCTCGATCTCGACCGTTTCAGCCGGGTCAACGCTTGCCTGGGTTCGATGGCAGGCGACGAATTGCTGATCACCGTGGCGCGCCGGCTCAAGGGCGCGCTCAGGGCGCATGACGTGCTCGCGCGTACCGGCGGTGACGAATTTGGCATCCTGCTGACGCTCGAGGAAGGGCCGGCCGACGCCGATCAGGTCGCCCGACGCATTCAGGGCGCACTTGCCACGCCGTTTCGTCTGTCGGATTTCGAAATCCGCGTTTCCTGTTCGATCGGCATCGCGTTCGGTTCGGCCGATGTCGACGATGCCGAGGAACTGATCCGCCACGCACAGTTCGCGGTCAAACGGTCAAAGGTCAGCGGTGGTGCCGAAGCCTATCAGACTCAGGCGTTCGACCTGGCGCGTGAACAGTTCGGCATGGAAACCGCGCTGCGCCGCGCGATCGAAAACGGCCTGATGCGCCTGACGTATCAACCGATCTGCGATCTCGCAACGGGCAAGATCGTCGCCTTCGAATCGCTCGCACGCTGGACCGACGAAGACGGCGTCGAGCATTCGCCCAATGATTTCATCCCCGTCGCCGAAGAATCGGGCCTGATCGTGCCGCTCGGCCGCTGGGCGATCGAGGAAGCGGCGCGGACGCTCGCCGGCTGGGATGCGAGGTCGGGCGGCGATTGCGGCGTGAAGCTCGCGGTCAATCTGTCGGCGATCCAGTTGCAGCGCGATGCCATCGCGCCGGTGGTCGAACGCGCTTTGTCGCTTAACGGCCTGCCCGGATCACGCTTTACGCTGGAACTGACCGAAAGCGCGCTGGTCACTGATCCCGACCGTATCGCGTCGATCATGCACGCGCTCAAAAGCCTGGGCACGACAATCGCGATGGACGATTTCGGCACCGGATATTCCAACCTCGCCTATTTGCAGAAACTGCCGATCGACGTGCTCAAGATCGACCGCAGCTTCATCACCGGCATGCTCGCCGATCGTGACAAGATCGCCATTGTGCGCGCGATTCTCAGCCTGGCCCAGGCGCTCGGCATGAAGACGACCGCAGAGGGGATCGAGACCAACGAACTGGCGCAAACGCTTGCCGCGCTCGGCTGCACCTATGGCCAGGGTTATGTCTATGCCCGCGCGCTCGAGGCCGATGCGGCCTATACCTATCTGGTCGCCAACAACCATTGA
- a CDS encoding class I SAM-dependent methyltransferase, with translation MYDQSKQSELIRFARVGVGSTVIDVYPGDGDWTRLFSDVVGPEGRVYSFVPAEVAHFKNDPVGLMRMLAREPGLENVEAVSADLVAMPEAMQPADVVWLHLFYHDLHTALIQAKGATAADFNRAVYERLKPGGCYVIVDHAAAAGSGTTNTQSLHRIDPASVRQEVEAAGFVLDAVSTMLVDEDDQHSIKVFDPSIKGQTDRFAYRFVKS, from the coding sequence ATGTACGACCAATCCAAGCAATCCGAGTTGATCCGGTTCGCACGCGTCGGTGTGGGCTCTACCGTCATCGACGTCTACCCAGGCGACGGCGACTGGACGCGTCTGTTCTCCGATGTCGTGGGACCCGAAGGTCGGGTCTACAGCTTCGTGCCGGCCGAAGTCGCCCACTTCAAGAACGATCCGGTCGGCCTCATGCGAATGCTTGCGAGGGAGCCGGGCCTGGAGAATGTCGAAGCCGTCTCCGCGGATCTCGTCGCGATGCCGGAAGCCATGCAGCCCGCGGATGTCGTGTGGCTGCACTTGTTCTACCACGATCTTCACACCGCGCTTATCCAGGCCAAGGGCGCGACCGCGGCCGACTTCAATCGAGCCGTCTACGAGCGGCTGAAGCCTGGTGGGTGCTACGTCATCGTTGACCACGCCGCCGCTGCGGGGTCGGGCACGACGAACACCCAGTCGCTGCATCGGATCGATCCCGCGTCCGTCCGCCAGGAGGTCGAGGCGGCCGGCTTCGTGCTGGACGCGGTAAGCACCATGCTCGTGGACGAGGACGATCAACACTCGATCAAGGTGTTCGATCCTTCGATCAAGGGTCAGACCGATCGCTTCGCCTATCGGTTCGTTAAGTCCTGA
- a CDS encoding CoA pyrophosphatase, which translates to MMLAERLRLALETGHTLDTVLLTGDHRDPELDASPAMARAAVLVAVTDRDDPGVILTQRPDTMRRHAGQIAFPGGRIDSGDTDAIAAALREAEEEIALRRDQVTVIGTADRYRTVTGFDVTPVIGVVPPDLSFIPNKAEVADVFEVPLGFLLESANHIEATTEWQGRNRHYYEINWEGRRIWGATAAMIVNLSRRLRWTG; encoded by the coding sequence ATGATGCTTGCCGAACGGCTGCGCCTTGCGCTGGAAACCGGACACACGCTCGACACCGTGTTGCTGACCGGAGATCATCGCGATCCCGAACTCGACGCCAGCCCGGCGATGGCGCGGGCGGCGGTGCTCGTCGCGGTGACCGACCGGGACGATCCGGGCGTCATCCTGACTCAACGGCCTGACACGATGCGTCGCCATGCCGGACAGATCGCCTTTCCCGGTGGACGAATCGATTCGGGCGATACCGACGCGATCGCCGCCGCGCTGCGCGAGGCGGAAGAGGAAATCGCCCTGCGGCGCGACCAGGTCACCGTAATCGGCACCGCCGACCGCTATCGCACCGTCACCGGTTTCGATGTCACGCCGGTGATCGGCGTGGTGCCGCCCGACCTGTCGTTCATTCCCAACAAAGCAGAGGTGGCGGACGTATTCGAGGTGCCGCTCGGCTTCCTGCTCGAAAGCGCCAACCATATCGAGGCGACGACCGAATGGCAGGGGCGCAACCGGCATTATTACGAGATCAACTGGGAAGGCCGCCGCATCTGGGGTGCGACCGCCGCGATGATCGTCAATCTGTCGCGCAGGCTGCGATGGACCGGATGA
- a CDS encoding dihydroneopterin aldolase has protein sequence MDDRLSLEVHDLDVQVLTGIYSEETHLPQPLRISITVDIDCPDRFVANSPLRASKNYMDIKHAATTALPEGVHFTLIEGVADHIVDTLFLQDKRVTKVVVKIVKLAIAEAGESIGITLTRHRR, from the coding sequence TTGGACGACCGTCTCAGCCTCGAAGTACATGATCTCGACGTTCAGGTGCTGACGGGAATCTATTCCGAGGAGACGCACCTGCCGCAGCCGCTGCGCATCTCGATCACCGTGGATATCGATTGCCCGGACCGATTCGTCGCCAATTCGCCGCTGCGCGCATCGAAAAACTATATGGATATCAAACACGCCGCGACCACCGCGCTGCCGGAAGGGGTGCACTTCACCCTGATCGAGGGAGTCGCCGATCATATCGTCGACACCCTGTTCCTGCAGGACAAACGCGTGACGAAAGTCGTCGTGAAGATCGTCAAGCTGGCGATCGCCGAAGCCGGCGAATCGATCGGCATCACGCTGACCCGCCACCGACGATGA
- a CDS encoding N-acetyltransferase, with the protein MIEIVPIADVNEDAVEQLLDRAFGTDRHGRTAYRIRDGVPALPALSFAAIEHGALIGTIQCWPIAFTSAEGAVVPLVMVGPVAVEPVRQRDGIGRMLMHHALDTAEAHGDSERLMLIGDPEYYGRFFGFSAERTGGWRVPGPVERERLLARGANVPIGAGSLGPLLVDA; encoded by the coding sequence GTGATCGAGATCGTGCCGATTGCCGATGTGAACGAGGATGCGGTGGAGCAATTGCTCGATCGCGCGTTCGGCACCGACCGGCACGGCCGAACCGCCTATCGCATCCGCGACGGCGTGCCCGCCCTGCCCGCGCTGAGTTTCGCGGCAATCGAGCATGGCGCGCTGATCGGCACGATCCAATGCTGGCCGATCGCCTTTACCAGCGCGGAGGGCGCCGTCGTGCCACTGGTCATGGTCGGGCCGGTTGCGGTCGAGCCGGTGCGGCAGCGTGACGGCATTGGCCGGATGCTGATGCACCACGCGCTCGACACCGCCGAAGCGCACGGCGATTCGGAACGCCTGATGCTGATCGGCGATCCGGAATATTATGGCCGGTTTTTCGGATTTTCAGCCGAGCGGACTGGCGGCTGGCGGGTCCCTGGCCCGGTCGAACGCGAACGTCTGCTCGCGCGTGGGGCCAATGTGCCGATCGGCGCGGGGTCGCTGGGTCCGCTGCTCGTCGATGCCTGA
- a CDS encoding DUF1285 domain-containing protein: protein MPMPPVPDLASLSLTDIARLAEENKLPPVERWNPTHCGDSEMRIARDGTWFHQGSPIGRQAMVRLFSTILRREPDGAYVLVTPVEKLDIIVEDAPFVAVEMKAEGEGRNARLAFRLNTGDLVTAGHDHPLRFEDREDGPRPYLHVRGGLEALVARPVYYELASIALAGEDVPPGIWSDGSFFALEPVA, encoded by the coding sequence ATGCCGATGCCCCCCGTCCCGGATCTCGCTTCGCTGTCGCTGACCGACATCGCGCGGCTCGCCGAAGAGAATAAGCTGCCCCCGGTCGAGCGCTGGAATCCGACGCATTGTGGCGACAGCGAGATGCGCATCGCGCGCGATGGCACATGGTTCCATCAGGGATCGCCGATCGGACGACAGGCGATGGTGCGGCTGTTCTCGACCATATTGCGGCGCGAGCCGGATGGCGCATATGTACTCGTCACGCCGGTCGAGAAACTCGACATTATAGTCGAGGACGCGCCGTTCGTCGCGGTCGAGATGAAAGCAGAGGGCGAAGGGCGCAATGCCCGCCTCGCCTTTCGACTCAATACCGGTGACCTGGTGACGGCAGGACATGATCATCCGCTGCGTTTCGAAGACCGCGAGGACGGCCCGCGCCCCTATCTGCACGTGCGCGGCGGTCTCGAAGCGCTGGTCGCGCGGCCAGTCTATTACGAACTGGCATCGATCGCGCTGGCCGGTGAGGATGTGCCGCCAGGCATCTGGAGTGATGGCAGTTTCTTCGCGCTGGAGCCGGTAGCATGA